From the genome of Chloroflexota bacterium:
CCCGGGCCAGATCGCCTGGTACATGCACGGTCAATACTCCCTCGTGAAAAGAATGCACCTCGCTCCCCAAAAGACAAGTCTCAAAGGTATTGCGCGTCAATTGCAGACGCAATTCCTGCAATGTTTCCTGCCACCAATGATTCATTCGGTCTTCTTCGCTGGTATTATTCGTGATCGGTGCAGCAAGCCCTGTATTGCCTGGCGCAGGAGGGCTATAGCGCTCTGTCACCGTGGTAGGAGATGGGACAGCAGGGGTGATGCCTGGTGCAGCAGGCATTTCCAAATCGCAGGGATGAATCTGGTCTTCGCCCCGACGCTGGCGGGCAAGACCATGCCGTTCGAGCCAGTTGGCGTGGTCGCGCTGCAGGCTGGGAGAGAGGTGGGCGACTTGCTCCGGTCGCAACAAGGGCAACGACTTGCACACGCGGAAGGTGTAACTGGCAGTGGGGCCGTCGCCGTAACGGCTGACCTGCACCAGCCCCTCGCGGCGGAGGGTCTCCAATGCCCCCGCGTATCTGGAGTCTTGCCCGTTGGAACCCTTGGCGTCCGATTTGCGTCTGCCCGTCACCACTGCCCGATTGTGATCGCTATTGGTGAGGATGCGCGCCAGACGCGAGATAGAGGGATAGGCAATGTCGCGCTCGCCGTAGCAGAAGGAGAGCAGCAACTCCCACAGGGCAAAGGCGGTGTTGCCCAGATAGGGACGCCAAAAGTACAGCGCATAGTTGGACACGATGGTATAGCCATGTTGCGCCGGGTCGAACGCATCACCTGCCATATTTTCCACCATTGCTCCCCCTTCCAGAGCGCCACTTCACAGCGAAGGCTTCAGCACTCTATCCCCCGCTCAGGCTGGGCAACAGCCCAGCCGCCTTATGCGCAGACTGTTGTCCGCGCCGAGCGCATTGCTTCAGCGCTTACAAAACCTGTTGTTTTTCACTAAAATATATCAAATCATTCACTATTTATCATATCCTGCAGCAAAAAAAGAAGCACCTCCTCACGCAGACGGGGATAGGCTTTCAGCAATCCGTGCAGGAATTTGCGCCCTGGGCTGCGGTGTCCATTGTAGACCATGCCCAACATGCTGGCACTGATACCCAGGCGTCGTGCCATCTCTTCCGTGCTCAACTGCTCATCGCGCTGCAAGCCGCGCACGATGCGCACCAGCCGGCGGATGCGCCCTCGTGCACTCGTGCGTATCTGTCCCATAGCTCTTCCTTTACGTCTTCTGTTTCACGTCTTCCGTTTTACGCTTTACGTTCCCCATTCTCCCCACCCTCCCTAACCACCTCACCGCCTACTGCTTCCGCTCCACTGCGCTGCTGCCCTTCTCCCAACGCCATATTAGCACATATGTTCTACTTTGTCAAGCAAAATTCACGAAATCTTCACGTTTTTACCTTAAAAATTTGCACAAGAGTGAAATTTTTGGGCTATAATAGCGTCATCACAGTAAAAAAGGAGCATGGCTGGGGCATGAATTCCCCGGCTGAATGCGAAGCCCCTTCAGGGCCTTGTCAGTTTTAGTCAGGGATTTCAATCCTTGGTGTCCATGAGCGCTGAAGCGCTCACTACGAACCTACAATCCGAGCGCTGAAGCGCTCACTACAAACCTACAATCCGAGCGCTGAAGCGCTCACTACGAACCCACGCCAGGGATAACGGCGGACTGTGGTCCGCCGGGAGCTGGGCACGCAAGGAAGTACAGAAAGGAGCACTCATGTCACTAGGTCAGGCAATTCGCGCGATCCGCCAGGAAGCAGGGTTGAGCCAGAAGGAACTGGCCGAAGCAGCGGGCATTGACCAGTCCTACCTGAGCATGATCGAATCGGGTCAGCGACACAATCCCGGCACGCGCCTCATGGCGCGGCTGGCGCAGGCGCTGCACGTCTCCATGGACGAACTGGCGGCAAGAGCAGGCTACCTACCGCACACGCCATCCTCTGATGCACTGGCCGAGCAGGCTCTGCGCCTTTTCCGGCAGCTTCCCCGCTGGAGGCAAGAAGATGTCGTGGCACAATTGGAATTGTATTTGCACTTGACAGAGCAACAGCCGCGTGTCATTGGCGCAGAGGAGGAGCAAAATGCACAGACGGAAAAGACCGCAGCACATAGCCAAGCCGCTTGAGTTATCTTTCCGCGATTTTTTCCTGCGCTTGAGCGAGCAGGAGCGCCGCCGCGTGGTGCAGGAATTGTCTCAGCCCTTTCAGCGCCTGTGGCTCATCGTGGATGCCCAGGGCGTGAAAAGGCTGGAGGATGAGGGGTGAGAAGAAAGGAGTAAGCAATGCTTTGGCCTGGGGAACCACCCTTTCTCTTGTTTTGGCTTTCGGTTGTAGCATTTTCCATCGCCATCGCACTGTGGGCGTGGCAACGGCGCCCTGCGCCTGGCGTGAGGACTTTTGCTGCGCTTACGTTGTCCCTAGTAGTGTGGTCCACGGCGCAGGTGCTGCACTTTGCCAGCGCTTCTCCGGCAGCAAAACTGTTCTGGTACAAAGCCGAGTTCCTGGGCATGGTGATCATGCCCATGGCCTGGCTGGCCTTTGTCCTGCGTTACACAGGACAAGGTAAACGCTTGAGCAAGCGCGGGATGGCCTTGCTCGCCATCGAACCTGCCCTTACCATGCTCTTGGTCTGGAGCAACGAAGCCCATCGCTGGGTGTGGAGCAACGTTGCGTTTATCCGTGCTGCAGCGGGAGCAGAACTCGTATCGCGCCCAGGGCCGTGGTTCTGGGTGCACTCGGTATATGCCAACGCGCTGCTTTGCGCCGGCATGCTCCTGTTCATCCAGCCGCTGGTGCGTGGTTCACGCCTCTACCGCACACAGGGCATGACTTTGTTGTTAAGCGTCTTGCTAGCCTGGATAGGAGGCAACCTGCACAGCGTCTTTCCTGACCTTGGCCCAGCCCCTCTGGCTGTGGCGTTGCTGTTATTCGACCTAGCTGCGACTTGTAGCCTGCTGCACTACCGCCTGTTTGACCTCATCCCTGTGGCGCGTGCAACCGTGCTGGAGCAAATGAGGGATGCCGTGTTCGTGCTCGACGCCCAAGAGCGCATTGTGGACCTCAATCAGGCGGCGCAGGAGATAGTAGGCAAGCCTACCCCTGATCGCATGGGTCAGGGAAAAGCCCAGGCAATCCCCACCTATCGCGATGTGATTGACAACTACCTCAAGATAGGCGAACTGCAGCAGGAAGTCACGACTGGCGCAGGGGAAAACAAACAGCACTATGACCTGCGTATTACGCCCCTGCGCAACCTCCAGGGAGATCTGGCAGGGCATCTGCTCGTGATGCACAATGCCACGGAACGCAAGCAAACCGAAGCGGCGCTGCAGAAATCCGAAGCAGAGAAAAGGCTCATCCTGGACCACATCTCCGAACTGGTGGCTTTTCAGGATCCTGAGTTAAGGATCCTGTGGGCGAACCGCGCGGCAGCCGCATCGGTGGGCTTGACCCTTGAGGAACTGGTTGGTCGCCATTGCTACGAAATCTGGCACCAGCGCGATGCACCCTGCCCTGGCTGCCCCGTAGTAAAGGCGCGCGATACTGGACAGCCGCAGGAGGGGAAAACCACCACTCCCGATGGACGGGTGTGGCTCGTGCGGGGTTACCCGGTGCAGGATGCCGAGGGGCAGGTCACGGGCATCGTCGAGGTAACGCAGAACATCACCGAACAAGAGCGCGCCCTGGAGATGCTGGTGCAGAGCGAGGAGCGCTATCGCCACTTGTTCCAACGCGTGCCGGTGGGGCTCTACCGCGCTACGCCGGAGGCACAGATTATGGATGCCAACGCTGCTCTCGTCCAAATGCTCGGCTACCCGGACGTGGAGACGCTCCTAGCAGTCAATGCCAAGGACATCTTCGTCAATCCGGAAGACTACCGACGAGAGCAGATTTTGTTGCAACGCAACGGTTTCGTGCACGGCTTTGAGATGCAACTGTACCGCTATGATGGCCGCATCATTTGGGTGCAGGACCATGCTTACGCCGTGCGCGACGCAGAGGGCAAAATCCTATACTACGAGGGGGGCCTCGCAGACATTACGCAGCGCAAGCAGGCGGAGCTAGCCCTGCAGCAGCGGACTGCCGAACTGGCGGCGCTGCAAGCGACCGTGCTGGACATCGCTGCTCCGCACAATCTGCCCGACTTGCTGCACACCATCGTCGAGCGCGCCGTCGAACTGCTGCATGCTGCCGGAGGAGGGCTGTACCTGTGCGATCCGGCGCAGCAGGAAGCACGGTGCATGGTAAGTTTCAAGACCAAGCGCGACTATACCGGCACCGTGCTCAAATACGGCGAAGGCGCCGCTGGACTCGTAGCGCAAACCGGCAAGCCGCTCATCATTGATGACTACCGCACCTGGGCGGGTAGAGCTGCCGTTTTCGAGGAGGACCATCCCTTCACCGCGGTGTGCAGCGTGCCCATGATCTGGCAAGGCCAGGTTATCGGCGTGCTCCATGCCCTGGAGGACATCAAACTGCGCCAGTTTACGCCGCATGACGTGGAACTGCTCACCCTCTTTGCCAACCACGCCGCCATTGCCATCGAGAACGCCCGCCTTTATGCCGAGGTGCAAGGCGAACTGGCAGAACGCAAACGGGCAGAGGAACAACTCCAGCACCGCCACGCAGAGCTCGCCAGTCTATACGAGACCGCGCTAGAAATCACTGCCCAACTGGACCTGCAACAACTTTTGCCCATCATCGTGGAACGAGCCAACCACCTGTTGCACGGCCTGGGAGCCGGCATCTATCTGTACCGTCCGCAATCAGACGATCTGGAGTATGTCGCCGTGTGCGGGGAAGACCAGCCGTACTTGGGGCATGTGCTCAAACGCGGCGAAGGAATGGCAGGCAAGGAGCTGGACAGTGGCTTGCCTATGACCGTTGCCGATTATAGCCAATGGCCCGGGCAGTCGCCTATCTTCGCCGCACTCGAGCCAAGAGCGGTGCTAGCGGTGCCTATCAAGTGGGGCACGGAGATGTTGGGCGTTATTGACCTGCTGCGCCCAGCGGGCTCCACCTTCAGCGACGACGACATCCGCCTGCTGAGCCTCTTCGCCAACCAAGCCGCTATCGCCATTCGCAACGCGCGGGTTGTCGCCGCTGAGACCCAGCAGCGGCGCCGCGCCGAGGCCCTGGCGCAGGCCACGATTGCCCCCACCAGCACCCTGGAACTGGAGCCGCTGCTGGAGAACATCCTCTCCGCCGCCATCCATGCCATCCCATCCGCAGAAAAAGGGAGTATTCTCCTCGTGGACGAGCCAAACGGCGAGTTGCGCATGCACGCCTTGGTCGGCTACAGCGACCCGCGCATCCGCGAAACGCGCTTTGTGCGCGAGGAGGGCTACTCGTACCAAGCGCTGCGCGCAGGACATCCGTTGATCATTGCCGATGCGCGCATGGGAGATATCTGCTACAACGGCGAGATCGAGGAGATGCGTGCCATCCAATCCGCTATCGTCGCTCCCATGCACTATCGTGAGCGCAGCATTGGCGTCATCTCGCTGGATAACGCCAGCCGCAAAGACGCCTTCAGCGCGGATGACCTAGCCATACTGGCAGCCTTTGCTGCCCAGGCAGCGGTGGCCATCGAGAATGCCCGCCTCTATGAAGCTGCACAGCGTGAGCTGTCCGAGCGCCGGCAAGCCGAAGCAGCGCTGCTCACATCTGAGCAGCGCTTCAGGGCGCTCTTCGAGTCCTCCCGCGAGGGCATCCTCATCACTGACGCCCAAAGCCGCATCGTGGCCGCCAATCCCGCCGCCGCCAAAATCCTGGGCTACTCCAGCGCGGAGGAATTGGCGGGCGTATCTGCTCTGGACCTATATCCCGACCCGGCACAGAAAAACGCGTGGTTCGCCGAGTTGATGCAAAAAGGTTATGTCGAGGCGATGGAACTGCGCGTGAGGAGAAAAGACGGCTCCGAAGCCGTCATCCTGGGCGGAGGCGTCCTGCGCCGGGATGCAGAAGGCCGCATCCTGAGCACCGAGTCCATGTTCACCGACATCACGGAACTCAAGCGCGCCGAAGAGGAGCGGAAAAAACTGGAGGAACAACTCCGCCAAGCGCAGAAGATGGAAGCACTGGGCTTGCTCGCCGGCGGCATGGCCCATGAATTCAACAACCTGCTCACGATCATCCAGGGCAACGCCGAGCTGGCGCTTTCATCCTTGACACCTTCTCAGACCAATTACCAAGAGTTGCTCACCATCTACAAGACTGCGGAGCGGGCAGCCACTCTGACGCGTCAAGTCCTGGCCCTCAGCCGCCGTCAGATTCTGCAGCGGAAAGAACTCGACCTGAACGCACTCATCTCGAATCTAGTGACCGTGCTGCAGCGGTTGATTGGAGAATCCATCGAGTTGCACAGCGAACTAGCACCCGATCTGCCCACGGTGTTTGCCGACAGCGGCACCATAGAGCAGGTGATCATGAACCTGGTGTTGAACGCGCGCGATGCCATGCCGGAAGGCGGCAAACTCACCATTCAAACCGCTGTCGTGACCCTGGACGAAGCCTTCTGCCGCATCCATCCAGATGCCCAAGCAGGAGCACACGTGTGCCTGAAGGTCTCGGACACAGGCATCGGGATGGACGAAACGGTGCGCAGCCGCCTCTTCGAGCCCTTCTTCACCACCAAGGAGCCAGGCAAAGGCAGCGGGCTGGGACTCTCTGTGGTCTATGGCATCGTCAAGCAGCACGAGGGCTTCATCGAAGTGGATAGTGCCCCTGGCCAGGGAGCGAAATTCTCCATCTATCTGCCCATTTACCGCTCCCAGGAGCAAGTAGAACGGAAAGAGATCAGTCAAAAAGGACTGCCACGTGGTACAGAAACCATCCTCATCGTAGAGGATGAGCAGCAGGTGCGCGAATTGACGCAGCAGATACTGGAAACGCTGGGCTATACCGTGCTGGTCGCTAGTAACGGAGCGGAAGCATTGGAATTATTCAGCGTAAATCCAGACAGCATTGACTTGGTCATCCTGGATGCCGTCATGCCCAGCCTATCTGGACAGCAGACATACCAAGCCATGTCCGCTTTGCGTCCCAACCTACCGGTGCTGTTCATCACCGGCTATTCAGCGGAAATCATGCAATTGCCGCCAGCCGAGCTGGCCACCCTGCCCATCCTGCAAAAACCCTTCTCCGTCACCGAGATCGGAAGAAGGGTGCGGGAGGTACTGGACACAAGAGGAGTGAGGAGTAATAAGTGAGGAGTGAGGAGTGGGAAATGGATTACGAAGAATGGAAGAGGGCGGTTCCGAGAGAAATCACGAGTGATGCGTTGTGGAACGTTGAGGCGTACCGCCTGGCGCTTTTCATGTCCTACTTAGGCTGGCGTGATGTTACTAAACTCATCACTCATCACTCACCACGCCATAGGAGCTGACCCATGACCCTCTGGGAAAAAACGCTACGACTCATTGGCATAATAGTTCTGGTGTTGATTGCTGCGTTGTTTGCCGTGCAGCGTTTGGTTGTGCTCCGCCACTTCTCCGAAATGGAGCAGCAGGAGGTGCAACGAGGCGTCGCACAGGCGCTGAATTCCTTTGCCCATGAATTGATCCATCTGGACTGGCTGGTCCAGGATTGGGCCTATTGGGACGACACCTACCGCTTTGTCCTGGATGGAAACGAGGAATACATCCAAGCCAACCTCGTTGACCAGACATTCTTTGACAGCAGGATAAATCTCATCCTCATCGCCGATACCTCGGCGCGCATCGTCTTTGCCAAAGCCTTCGACCTGGACAGGGAGGAAGAAATCTCCATTCCCGAGTTTGCCCAGGACAAACTGTACCCAGGCCATCCGCTGCTGGACCACCGCGATACCACCAGCAGCAAAGTAGGCATACTCCAGCTCTCCATCGGCCCGATGCTGGTTGCTTCGCGCCCCATCCTCACGAGCAAGAACGAGGGGCCGATACGCGGCTCCTTCATCATGGGTCGTTTGGTGGATAAGGAGATACTCAGCCATATCTCCGATATACTGCAATTCCCTCTCCAGTTCCTACCGTCCCAAGAGATGACAGCGCCAGCCAAGGCACAAGGCGTACCAATCCACATCCTTGGCTCCATCCCCGTCTGGGTGCAAGTGCTCGACGCTAACTCGGTGGCGGGCTACGCCCTGGTGAACGACCTGTACGGACAGCCCGCGCTGCTCTTGCGCATCGAACAGCCCAGGGACACCTACCACTCTGCGCAGCGCAGTTTCAACCCTTTGGCTGTTGTGCTCAGCGTGGGTGGGCTCCTTTTCTTCGCCGTGGTCATCCTACTGCTGGAGACAAATGTACTGACGCCCATACAAGAACTGAGCCGGCGAGTGCAGCAAATTGGCGAGCGAGGCGAGCTCTCCGCTCGCGTGCCCGTGACCAGCGAGGACGAGATAGGGCAACTGGCACAGGGCATCAACGTCATGCTCTCCGGCCTGCAGCAGACAACGGAAGCAGTGCGCCAGCGCGAAAAATACTTGGAGGCACTGGCCGAAGCAGGCCAGATACTGCTGGCGCTTTCCCCAGACCTGCCCTACGAGCCTTTCTTGGAAACCCTGGGCAAAGCGGTAGGCGCCAGCCGGGCGTATATCTTTCTGCTCCACCGCGACGCGCAGGGACGGCTTTTCGCCACCCAGAAAGCCGAATGGTGCGCCGAAGGGATCACACCGCAGATAGACAACCCCATGTTGCAGAATCTCGATGTCGTGGTACACGGATTGCAGCGCATAGTGGATATCCTCTCGCGTGGTGAGGTCATCAACAGCCTGGTGGCAGACCTGCCGCCGCAGGAAAGGCTCCTGCTCGAGGCGCAGAACATCAAAGCCTTCCTCATCCTGCCTCTGCTCATGGATCACGCACTCATTGGCTTCATGGGCTTTGACCGCTGCGACGAGGCGCGGACATGGAGCCAGGCCGAGGCAGACTTGTTCCGCACCGCTGCGGCTGACCTCACCCAAGCCCTGCGCCACAGACGCGACGAGCAGGTGCAACACGCCATCTACCGCATCGCCGAGGCAATCCACCACGTGCGCGATTTGGTGGAACTGTTCCAGGAAGTGCACTGCATCGTCGGCGAACTCATGCCCGCCAATAACTTTTACATCGCCCTCTACGACCATGCGACCGAAACGCTTCATTTCCCCTATTTCGTGGACGAGTATGACCAGCCACCTGCGCCGAAGAAACTCGGCAAGGGGCTGACCGAGTACGTGCTGCGCACCGGTGAGCCGTTGCTGGCTCCACCAGGGGTATTTGAGGAGCTGATGCGCAGGGGCGAGGTCGAATCCGTTGGCGCGCCTTCCATTGACTGGCTGGGCGTGCCACTGAAAGCCCAAGACCGGGTCATCGGCGTGCTGGCAGTGCAGAGTTATACCGAGGGCATCCGCTACGGGCAAGAAGACAAGGAACTGCTACAGTTCGTTTCAGAACAGATAGCGCT
Proteins encoded in this window:
- a CDS encoding PAS domain S-box protein — protein: MTLWEKTLRLIGIIVLVLIAALFAVQRLVVLRHFSEMEQQEVQRGVAQALNSFAHELIHLDWLVQDWAYWDDTYRFVLDGNEEYIQANLVDQTFFDSRINLILIADTSARIVFAKAFDLDREEEISIPEFAQDKLYPGHPLLDHRDTTSSKVGILQLSIGPMLVASRPILTSKNEGPIRGSFIMGRLVDKEILSHISDILQFPLQFLPSQEMTAPAKAQGVPIHILGSIPVWVQVLDANSVAGYALVNDLYGQPALLLRIEQPRDTYHSAQRSFNPLAVVLSVGGLLFFAVVILLLETNVLTPIQELSRRVQQIGERGELSARVPVTSEDEIGQLAQGINVMLSGLQQTTEAVRQREKYLEALAEAGQILLALSPDLPYEPFLETLGKAVGASRAYIFLLHRDAQGRLFATQKAEWCAEGITPQIDNPMLQNLDVVVHGLQRIVDILSRGEVINSLVADLPPQERLLLEAQNIKAFLILPLLMDHALIGFMGFDRCDEARTWSQAEADLFRTAAADLTQALRHRRDEQVQHAIYRIAEAIHHVRDLVELFQEVHCIVGELMPANNFYIALYDHATETLHFPYFVDEYDQPPAPKKLGKGLTEYVLRTGEPLLAPPGVFEELMRRGEVESVGAPSIDWLGVPLKAQDRVIGVLAVQSYTEGIRYGQEDKELLQFVSEQIALAIERKRTEQELQERERRFRSLLDNVELVAVGLDKEGHVTYANPYLLQLTGYSLDEVLGKNWFATFIPERHRQTLGTMFAELLQDWRYLHHENPILTKSGEERLIVWNNTLLLDTEGNPIGTMSIGEDITERRRMEQALLESEERYRTIFETNATANVIIEEDTIISLVNKRVEQLFGYAKEEVEGKMSWTEFIAPEDVPRLLEYHRLRRQDPSAAPSSYECRGVDRTGKRIDLLVNVAIIPGTKRSVASLLDLTARKRMEEDLRRLKEFNEGIVRSMAEGLLLEDANGIISFVNPALEELLGYTAEELIGWHWRKIVPLEEMAKIEAQVAQRPQGISSMYEAQLLRKDGSRVPVLISARPLFEKDVFVGVLTAFTDLTALKKADEERRKLEEQLRQAQKMEAVGLLAGGVAHEFNNLLTVVQGNAELAMSELAPSDPLYARLSSMREAAQRGARLTQQLLAFSRRQILQPRPLDLNALVRNFAAMIGRLIGADVALQLDLAPDLKPVFSDPGALEQVLMNLAMNARDAMPEGGTLRIETAPMICDEAYCQAHPEATPGEYVRLTIADTGRGMNEEIKAHLFEPFFTTKEIGKGTGLGLSMVYGIVKEHGGFIEVWSEVGQGTRFDIYQPVAQLADPAPKAQE
- a CDS encoding PAS domain S-box protein codes for the protein MLWPGEPPFLLFWLSVVAFSIAIALWAWQRRPAPGVRTFAALTLSLVVWSTAQVLHFASASPAAKLFWYKAEFLGMVIMPMAWLAFVLRYTGQGKRLSKRGMALLAIEPALTMLLVWSNEAHRWVWSNVAFIRAAAGAELVSRPGPWFWVHSVYANALLCAGMLLFIQPLVRGSRLYRTQGMTLLLSVLLAWIGGNLHSVFPDLGPAPLAVALLLFDLAATCSLLHYRLFDLIPVARATVLEQMRDAVFVLDAQERIVDLNQAAQEIVGKPTPDRMGQGKAQAIPTYRDVIDNYLKIGELQQEVTTGAGENKQHYDLRITPLRNLQGDLAGHLLVMHNATERKQTEAALQKSEAEKRLILDHISELVAFQDPELRILWANRAAAASVGLTLEELVGRHCYEIWHQRDAPCPGCPVVKARDTGQPQEGKTTTPDGRVWLVRGYPVQDAEGQVTGIVEVTQNITEQERALEMLVQSEERYRHLFQRVPVGLYRATPEAQIMDANAALVQMLGYPDVETLLAVNAKDIFVNPEDYRREQILLQRNGFVHGFEMQLYRYDGRIIWVQDHAYAVRDAEGKILYYEGGLADITQRKQAELALQQRTAELAALQATVLDIAAPHNLPDLLHTIVERAVELLHAAGGGLYLCDPAQQEARCMVSFKTKRDYTGTVLKYGEGAAGLVAQTGKPLIIDDYRTWAGRAAVFEEDHPFTAVCSVPMIWQGQVIGVLHALEDIKLRQFTPHDVELLTLFANHAAIAIENARLYAEVQGELAERKRAEEQLQHRHAELASLYETALEITAQLDLQQLLPIIVERANHLLHGLGAGIYLYRPQSDDLEYVAVCGEDQPYLGHVLKRGEGMAGKELDSGLPMTVADYSQWPGQSPIFAALEPRAVLAVPIKWGTEMLGVIDLLRPAGSTFSDDDIRLLSLFANQAAIAIRNARVVAAETQQRRRAEALAQATIAPTSTLELEPLLENILSAAIHAIPSAEKGSILLVDEPNGELRMHALVGYSDPRIRETRFVREEGYSYQALRAGHPLIIADARMGDICYNGEIEEMRAIQSAIVAPMHYRERSIGVISLDNASRKDAFSADDLAILAAFAAQAAVAIENARLYEAAQRELSERRQAEAALLTSEQRFRALFESSREGILITDAQSRIVAANPAAAKILGYSSAEELAGVSALDLYPDPAQKNAWFAELMQKGYVEAMELRVRRKDGSEAVILGGGVLRRDAEGRILSTESMFTDITELKRAEEERKKLEEQLRQAQKMEALGLLAGGMAHEFNNLLTIIQGNAELALSSLTPSQTNYQELLTIYKTAERAATLTRQVLALSRRQILQRKELDLNALISNLVTVLQRLIGESIELHSELAPDLPTVFADSGTIEQVIMNLVLNARDAMPEGGKLTIQTAVVTLDEAFCRIHPDAQAGAHVCLKVSDTGIGMDETVRSRLFEPFFTTKEPGKGSGLGLSVVYGIVKQHEGFIEVDSAPGQGAKFSIYLPIYRSQEQVERKEISQKGLPRGTETILIVEDEQQVRELTQQILETLGYTVLVASNGAEALELFSVNPDSIDLVILDAVMPSLSGQQTYQAMSALRPNLPVLFITGYSAEIMQLPPAELATLPILQKPFSVTEIGRRVREVLDTRGVRSNK
- a CDS encoding helix-turn-helix transcriptional regulator gives rise to the protein MSLGQAIRAIRQEAGLSQKELAEAAGIDQSYLSMIESGQRHNPGTRLMARLAQALHVSMDELAARAGYLPHTPSSDALAEQALRLFRQLPRWRQEDVVAQLELYLHLTEQQPRVIGAEEEQNAQTEKTAAHSQAA
- a CDS encoding helix-turn-helix transcriptional regulator, producing MGQIRTSARGRIRRLVRIVRGLQRDEQLSTEEMARRLGISASMLGMVYNGHRSPGRKFLHGLLKAYPRLREEVLLFLLQDMINSE